In the Salvelinus fontinalis isolate EN_2023a chromosome 34, ASM2944872v1, whole genome shotgun sequence genome, one interval contains:
- the LOC129833399 gene encoding brain protein I3-like codes for MDSKPLLQDRPPAYANVVPGAYEYGQQHNYGAIPAPTPAPPGFQQPPPYQYPTGPGFQEGPSTQMGPAIAQQPYPGTYTIIQPSVVVVGGCPACRVGVLEDDFTCLGIMCAVFFFPLGILFCLALRQRRCPNCGATFG; via the exons ATGGACAGCAAACCTCTTCTCCAAGACCGTCCTCCCGCTTATGCTAACGTCGTCCCGGGGGCGTATGAATATGGCCAGCAGCACAATTATGGAGCTATCCCCGCCCCAACCCCTGCACCCCCGGGCTTTCAACAGCCGCCGCCATATCAGTACCCCACTGGCCCAG GGTTCCAAGAAGGCCCCAGTACACAGATGGGCCCAGCCATAGCCCAGCAGCCCTACCCTGGCACATACACCATCATCCAGCCCtccgtggtggtggtggggggctgCCCAGCCTGCAG AGTGGGCGTGCTGGAGGATGACTTCACCTGTCTGGGGATCATGTGTGCCGTCTTCTTCTTCCCCCTGGGGATCCTCTTCTGCCTGGCACTGCGCCAGAGGAGATGTCCCAACTGTGGCGCCACCTTCGGGTAG